In one Anoplolepis gracilipes unplaced genomic scaffold, ASM4749672v1 Contig21, whole genome shotgun sequence genomic region, the following are encoded:
- the LOC140675831 gene encoding uncharacterized protein, giving the protein MLVTILPFFLAANVAVDDQQSKWTMYGPECTYDVLVNMSLSNIVRENDNFCSIIATELKCRPKGHDTLNCHFQNSQIKRPDPKNNRCSNARDFVPTRYKFVGEEPFEIRFNPRGIENLVVYRTIPRWRLDMIKVIVSQLNIGFEMQERRNRFTIMENSTVGHCEVDVKVTRGGPDSEENDDSDEKSDNFEIGFLPSDDLAHPVVERVRVEKTRQPKKCPRRTIYFFGNHEDYSRDDGEIYMDMTTSASFITISKDKFISYTISEGIMKTANKSRIMRPHQNISLKLKRIDLAQSSVPEIPNPASTSLFAFSNLKAIPEDVENSSY; this is encoded by the exons ATGTTGGTGACAATTCTACCATTTTTTTTAG CCGCAAACGTCGCCGTCGATGATCAACAGTCAAAATGGACGATGTATGGTCCAGAATGCACTTATGACGTTCTCGTAAATATGTCCTTGAGTAATATTGTCCGCGAGAACGATAATTTCTGTTCTATAATTGCCACCGAACTTAAATGCCGACCCAAGGGACACGATACTCTCAACTGCCACTTTCAGAACTCCCAGATCAAACGTCCCGATCCGAAGAACAATCGATGTTCAAACGCGAGAGACTTTGTGCCTACGAGATATAAATTCGTGGGCGAGGAACCCTTTGAAATCAGATTTAATCCGAGAGGTATCGAGAACTTAGTGGTGTACAGAACGATTCCCAGATGGAGACTCGACATGATTAAGGTTATAGTCAGTCAGCTGAATATCGGGTTCGAAATGCAAGAACGTCGCAACAGGTTCACTATAATGGAAAATTCAACAGTGGGTCACTGTGAGGTCGATGTTAAAGTTACCCGTGGAGGTCCAGATTCTGAGGAGAATGATGATTCTGATGAGAAGAGCGATAATTTCGAGATCGGATTTCTGCCAAGTGATGACCTCGCGCATCCTGTAGTTGAAAGGGTTCGAGTGGAAAAAACGCGACAGCCAAAGAAATGTCCACGAaggacaatatattttttcggaAATCATGAGGATTACAGTCGTGATGACggagaaatttatatggatATG ACTACTTCCGCGAGTTTCATTACAATCTCAAAGGACAAATTTATATCCTATACGATATCAGAGGGTATAATGAAAACAGCGAACAAATCCCGAATTATGCGACCTCACCAGAATATAAGTCTAAAATTGAAGCGAATAGATCTTGCCCAATCTTCAGTACCAGAGATACCAAATCCAGCCTCAACAAGTTTATTCGCCTTCTCAAATCTGAAAGCCATTCCGGAAGACGTAGAAAATTcgtcatattaa
- the LOC140675832 gene encoding uncharacterized protein: protein MNVVVIPFFLAAHLTADETWAHGPKYTFQVQVNCTAIPEEGVYGSIRLNLESKLICQPLKSGHSLSCHFEDSKANSFVVDSLDPLELATPTGEVNRQPAYEINEDQFEIKFNNRGLDDLVVNENIQPRELDMIRMIVGQLSVGATLDGVGNDVTFDAMENFTQGECYTTFKIDKKFLDRSLYTKRPGYALRPVFGLKEGKLVQIRKIRNLYMCAHKVPYFFGSADSFREESDIVSDASLSDGHMIITSTEFISGTSNVITTSKITEAVVTTLYENVRLRLESIQPAESEPPAVKEAESASIFIGRWLINDSSEEDNIHTDN, encoded by the exons ATGAACGTGGTAGTAATACCGTTCTTCTTAG CCGCGCATCTCACTGCCGATGAGACGTGGGCGCATGGACCAAAGTACACGTTTCAGGTTCAGGTGAACTGCACCGCGATCCCGGAGGAGGGCGTTTACGGTAGTATACGGCTGAATTTGGAATCGAAGTTGATCTGCCAGCCGTTGAAGAGTGGCCACTCGTTGAGCTGTCATTTCGAGGACTCGAAGGCGAACAGCTTCGTGGTAGATAGTCTGGACCCTTTGGAACTGGCGACGCCAACTGGAGAAGTGAACCGACAGCCGGCCTATGAGATCAACGAGGATCAATTTGAGATCAAGTTCAACAACCGAGGACTGGACGATCTTGTAGTGAACGAGAACATTCAGCCGCGCGAGCTCGACATGATCAGGATGATCGTGGGTCAGTTGAGCGTGGGCGCCACCCTCGACGGCGTCGGCAACGACGTGACATTCGATGCGATGGAGAACTTCACTCAGGGCGAGTGCTATACGACTTTTAAGATCGACAAGAAGTTTCTCGATCGTTCATTGTACACGAAACGGCCAGGTTACGCACTCAGGCCAGTCTTTGGATTGAAGGAAGGCAAACTCGTACAAATACGAAAGATCAGGAATCTGTACATGTGCGCGCATAAGGTGCCTTACTTCTTCGGCAGCGCCGACAGCTTCCGAGAAGAGAGCGACATTGTGTCTGACGCA AGCCTGTCGGATGGACACATGATCATAACGTCGACAGAATTCATATCCGGTACATCGAACGTGATAACGACGAGCAAAATAACCGAAGCGGTGGTGACGACTCTTTATGAGAACGTACGACTCAGGCTTGAGTCGATCCAACCCGCGGAGAGCGAACCGCCAGCTGTGAAGGAAGCTGAATCTGCTAGTATCTTCATAGGCAGATGGTTAATAAACGATTCGTCCGAGGAAGATAACATACATACCGATAATTAA